One window of the Zea mays cultivar B73 chromosome 3, Zm-B73-REFERENCE-NAM-5.0, whole genome shotgun sequence genome contains the following:
- the LOC111591141 gene encoding translation initiation factor IF-2-like, which yields MPIFTTLARSVATIEAFMSRMACPSQHPPAPQLSMITHPPATVGPPLSPPAPSHRLISASAPAPTGLPLYLISIPPSPSPIPSYALSSMTAPEFTMATSPSPTPSFTAPMPMPPQQHCEDVFYGSVDGIRATTAQLQEAARCLLARRQGQRPHLQAEAPSRPSNLEAAHGEEGECAGECLQGVCGGVAASCGAWPPSAPANARGNLGVGRPWHMGTRPRPVGRPSRTALARYLQARAWCVSRGRRTPTLRQRR from the coding sequence ATGCCAATCTTCACCACCCTCGCGCGCTCTGTGGCAACCATTGAAGCTTTCATGTCGCGCATGGCGTGTCCCTCCCAACACCCGCCGGCGCCACAGTTATCGATGATCACGCACCCACCAGCGACCGTGGGACCACCCCTGTCGCCACCGGCGCCGTCACATCGCCTGATCAGTGCCAGTGCGCCCGCACCAACGGGCCTGCCCCTTTACCTCATCTCCATACCACCATCACCATCGCCAATTCCATCATACGCCCTCTCATCAATGACGGCGCCGGAATTCACGATGGCAACGTCTCCTTCACCGACCCCGTCGTTCACCGCCCCCATGCCTATGCCGCCACAGCAGCACTGCGAAGACGTCTTCTACGGGAGCGTGGATGGCATTCGGGCAACGACGGCGCAGCTACAGGAGGCGGCACGCTGCCTCCTAGCGCGCCGACAAGGACAACGCCCCCATCTTCAAGCAGAAGCGCCCAGTCGTCCCAGCAACCTTGAAGCAGCTCACGGAGAGGAAGGCGAGTGCGCAGGCGAGTGCCTGCAAGGTGTTTGCGGTGGTGTGGCTGCAAGCTGCGGCGCATGGCCTCCTAGTGCGCCAGCAAATGCTCGAGGCAACCTTGGTGTCGGTCGACCTTGGCACATGGGGACGCGACCTCGCCCTGTCGGACGACCATCAAGAACTGCGCTGGCCCGATATCTCCAAGCGCGAGCATGGTGTGTGTCCCGCGGGCGACGAACTCCAACTCTACGACAGCGTCGGTAG